Proteins co-encoded in one Arachis stenosperma cultivar V10309 chromosome 7, arast.V10309.gnm1.PFL2, whole genome shotgun sequence genomic window:
- the LOC130939938 gene encoding uncharacterized protein LOC130939938: protein MEKANEIWCSQVCKAKTTFSSQRKLGNPPPPFPSQIHASGLSLMDSNKDSSLNDTVLQILLVILMAFSFYFIHDAPKKLFSTLRNRNRAHVQANHHFVRGAQILAKARASPSRSSASSLAKQAQDEARQAIALDPTDAAAHLLIALALDLRGLSAAAIDSLDAALSPALARSLSDGERADALVKRAELRMTVGPGQRGRADPALADLQEALRISPKNAKALFLLGKYYEGKKMEKEAIEAYMEALKAEPQLRKAQEALQRLGS from the coding sequence ATGGAGAAAGCCAATGAAATATGGTGTAGCCAAGTGTGTAAAGCTAAAACCACTTTTTCAAGTCAAAGGAAACTAGGAAATCCCCCACCCCCTTTTCCATCCCAAATCCACGCTTCAGGGCTCAGCCTAATGGACAGCAACAAAGACTCATCCCTCAACGACACCGTTTTACAGATCCTTCTCGTCATCCTTATGGCCTTCTCCTTCTACTTCATTCACGACGCCCCAAAGAAGCTTTTCTCCACTCTCCGAAACCGCAACCGGGCCCACGTCCAGGCCAATCACCACTTTGTCCGCGGGGCCCAGATCCTCGCCAAGGCCCGGGCATCCCCTTCCCGATCCTCAGCCTCCTCCCTTGCCAAACAGGCCCAGGACGAGGCCCGCCAGGCCATCGCTCTCGACCCTACTGATGCCGCCGCCCACCTCCTCATCGCTCTCGCCCTCGACCTCCGCGGCCTCAGCGCCGCCGCGATCGACTCCCTCGACGCCGCGTTGTCCCCCGCCTTGGCCCGGTCGCTCAGCGACGGCGAGAGGGCCGACGCGCTGGTGAAGCGGGCCGAGCTGAGGATGACGGTGGGCCCGGGCCAGCGAGGGCGGGCCGATCCCGCGTTGGCGGATCTGCAGGAGGCCCTGAGGATTAGCCCGAAGAACGCGAAGGCGTTGTTTCTGTTGGGAAAGTACTATGAAGGAAAGAAAATGGAGAAAGAAGCTATTGAGGCTTACATGGAGGCTCTGAAGGCGGAGCCACAGTTGcgtaaagctcaagaagctcttcaGAGGTTAGGGTCTTAG
- the LOC130941064 gene encoding carbamoyl-phosphate synthase large chain, chloroplastic-like, with the protein MGVGSCITRLDNFPLPFLTRSPSFSSSSSRFKAPKATFQIRFFPLSTIYGKRKSILCSNEHRHVSSTAAAAAVAAPALAADTATKVGKRTDIKKILILGAGPIVIGQACEFDYSGTQACKALKEEGYEVILINSNPATIMTDPDMADRTYITPMTPELVEQVLEAERPDALLPTMGGQTALNLAVALSESGALEKYGVELIGAKLEAIKKAEDRDLFKQAMKDIGIKTPPSGIGTTIRECMEIANEIGEFPLIVRPAFTLGGTGGGIAYNREEFEEICKAGIAASLTSQVLIEKSLLGWKEYELEVMRDLADNVVIICSIENIDPMGVHTGDSITVAPAQTLTDKEYQRLRDYSIAIIREIGVECGGSNVQFAVNPVNGEVMVIEMNPRVSRSSALASKATGFPIAKIAAKLSVGYSLDQIPNDITKKTPASFEPSIDYVVTKIPRFAFEKFPGSKPILTTQMKSVGEAMAIGRTFQESFQKAVRSLEHGYPGWGCSKVKELDYDWEQLKYSLRVPNPERIHAIYAAMKKGMSIDEIFELSYIDKWFLTQLKELVDVENFLMSHYLFDLTNVNFHEVKKRGFSDKQIAFATKSAEKEVRCRRLSLGVTPAYKRVDTCAAEFEANTPYMYSSYDFECESAPTKRKKVLILGGGPNRIGQGIEFDYCCCHASFALQDAGYETIMVNSNPETVSTDYDTSDRLYFEPLTVEDVLNIIELERPDGIIVQFGGQTPLKLSLPIQQYLDEHKPACASGLGHVRIWGTSPDSIDAAEDRERFNVMLNELKIEQPKGGIARSEKDALAIAAEIGYPVVVRPSYVLGGRAMEIVYSDDKLVTYLETAVEVDPERPVLIDKYLSDAIEIDVDALADSHGNVVIGGIMEHIEQAGVHSGDSACSIPTRTVPSSCLETIRSWTEKLAKRLGVCGLMNCQYAINNSEEVFLLEANPRASRTVPFVSKAIGHPLAKYTSLVMSGKSLYDIQFTKEVIPKYVSVKEAVLPFSKFAGCDVLLSPEMRSTGEVMGIDSLYNTAFAKAQIAAGQKLPTSGIVFLSLNDLTKRHLEKIAKTFVEAGFKIVATSGTAHALKSANIQTERVLKMHEGRPHAGDMIANGDIQLMVITSSGDALDQIDGLALRRMALDYKVPIVTTVNGAIATAEAIKSLKSNSIKMIALQDFIECKESE; encoded by the exons ATGGGAGTCGGAAGTTGCATTACTCGCCTGGACAATTTCCCTCTTCCCTTCCTCACCCGTTCCCCTTccttctcttcctcctcttctcgCTTTAAAGCACCAAAAGCAACCTTCCAGATCCGCTTCTTTCCCCTTTCCACAATCTATGGCaaaagaaaatcaattttgTGTTCCAACGAACACCGTCACGTGTCTTCCACCGCCGCTGCAGCGGCTGTTGCTGCTCCTGCTCTCGCTGCTGACACTGCGACCAAAGTTGGAAAACGAACagacataaaaaaaattctgatCCTTGGAGCTGGACCAATCGTCATTGGTCAAGCATGCGAGTTCGATTACAGTGGAACGCAAGCATGCAAGGCTCTCAAAGAAGAAGGGTATGAAGTTATTCTAATAAACTCAAATCCTGCTACTATAATGACTGATCCTGATATGGCTGATAGGACCTATATTACCCCTATGACTCCTGAATTAGTTGAGCAGGTTCTCGAAGCGGAGCGTCCCGACGCCCTGCTTCCCACCATGGGTGGCCAAACTGCCCTCAACCTGGCTGTGGCTCTCTCTGAGAGCGGCGCCTTGGAGAAATACGGTGTGGAATTGATTGGGGCCAAGCTGGAGGCTATTAAGAAGGCCGAAGATAGGGATTTGTTTAAGCAGGCTATGAAGGATATAGGGATTAAGACTCCGCCTTCCGGGATAGGAACCACCATTAGGGAGTGCATGGAAATTGCCAATGAGATTGGCGAGTTTCCATTGATTGTTAGGCCTGCCTTTACGTTAGGTGGAACGGGTGGTGGGATTGCTTACAATAGAGAAGAGTTTGAGGAGATTTGTAAGGCTGGGATTGCTGCTAGTTTAACCAGTCAAGTTTTGATTGAGAAGTCCTTGTTGGGGTGGAAGGAGTATGAGCTTGAGGTTATGAGGGATTTGGCTGACAATGTGGTTATTATATGTTCCATTGAGAATATTGATCCCATGGGAGTTCATACCGGAGACTCAATTACTGTTGCACCTGCACAGACTCTTACCGATAAGGAGTATCAGCGCCTTCGAGATTACTCCATTGCTATAATTAGAGAGATTGGGGTGGAATGTGGGGGATCCAATGTGCAGTTTGCTGTCAACCCTGTGAACGGTGAGGTGATGGTGATCGAGATGAATCCGAGAGTCTCAAGGTCCTCGGCCCTGGCATCGAAGGCTACCGGATTTCCAATAGCAAAAATAGCAGCAAAATTGTCTGTAGGCTATTCACTAGATCAAATTCCAAATGATATAACAAAAAAGACTCCGGCTAGTTTTGAGCCCTCGATAGATTATGTGGTTACAAAG attCCTCGGTTTGCTTTTGAGAAGTTCCCTGGTTCAAAGCCAATATTGACAACGCAGATGAAGTCTGTTGGTGAGGCAATGGCTATAGGGAGAACCTTCCAAGAGTCCTTTCAAAAAGCTGTCCGCTCACTGGAACACGGATACCCTGGATGGGGTTGTTCGAAAGTGAAAGAGTTGGACTATGACTGGGAACAATTGAAGTACAGTCTTCGAGTTCCTAACCCCGAACGCATCCATGCCATATATGCTGCAATGAAAAAAGGCATGAGCATTGATGAAATTTTCGAGTTGAGTTACATTGACAAATGGTTTCTTACTCAGCTCAAGGAGCTAGTTGATGTGGAAAATTTCTTGATGTCCCACTATTTGTTTGATTTGACGAATGTTAATTTTCATGAGGTTAAGAAAAGAGGGTTTAGTGATAAACAGATAGCATTTGCAACTAAATCTGCTGAAAAGGAAGTTCGGTGCAGGCGATTGTCTCTGGGTGTTACTCCAGCATATAAGCGAGTTGATACCTGTGCTGCAGAATTTGAAGCTAATACTCCTTATATGTATTCCTCTTATGATTTTGAGTGTGAGTCTGCTCCCACTAAAAGAAAGAAGGTTTTAATTTTGGGTGGTGGACCAAATAGAATTGGCCAAGGGATTGAGTTTGACTATTGTTGCTGTCATGCATCCTTTGCTCTTCAG GATGCAGGATATGAGACAATCATGGTGAATTCAAATCCTGAGACAGTCTCTACAGATTATGACACCAGTGATCGTCTATACTTTGAACCCTTGACCGTTGAAGATGTTTTGAACATTATTGAATTGGAAAGACCTGATGGTATCATTGTGCAATTTGGAGGTCAAACACCATTGAAATTGTCTCTCCCCATACAACAATACCTGGATGAACACAAGCCAGCATGTGCCAGTGGACTTGGTCATGTACGTATATGGGGAACATCCCCTGATTCCATAGATGCCGCTGAGGAcagagaaaggtttaatgtgaTGCTCAATGAATTAAAGATTGAACAGCCAAAAGGAGGAATTGCCAGGAGTGAGAAAGATGCACTCGCCATTGCGGCAGAGATTGGATACCCAGTTGTTGTTCGCCCTTCCTATGTTCTGGGAGGTCGAGCAATGGAGATTGTTTATAGTGATGATAAACTTGTGACTTATCTTGAAACTGCTGTTGAGGTGGATCCAGAGCGCCCTGTATTAATTGACAAGTATTTATCTGATGCCATTGAGATTGACGTTGATGCACTGGCTGACTCACATGGCAATGTGGTCATTGGTGGGATAATGGAGCACATTGAACAGGCTGGGGTACATTCTGGTGACTCTGCCTGCTCTATTCCCACAAGAACTGTTCCGTCTTCTTGCTTGGAAACAATCAGGTCATGGACTGAAAAATTGGCGAAACGACTGGGTGTCTGTGGGCTCATGAATTGTCAGTATGCAATTAATAATTCAGAGGAGGTATTTTTGCTTGAGGCCAACCCTCGAGCTTCTCGCACTGTTCCATTTGTATCAAAAGCAATAGGTCACCCGTTGGCTAAATACACTTCCCTTGTCATGTCTGGAAAGTCTCTCTATGATATACAGTTTACAAAAGAGGTCATTCCTAAATATGTGTCCGTTAAGGAAGCTGTTCTTCCCTTTTCGAAATTCGCAGGCTGTGATGTGCTTCTAAGTCCTGAGATGCGAAGTACTGGTGAGGTCATGGGTATTGACTCTCTGTATAATACTGCATTTGCTAAGGCTCAAATTGCTGCTGGCCAGAAGTTACCAACTTCTGGAATTGTGTTTCTTAGCCTAAATGATTTAACAAAGCGTCACCTTGAGAAGATTGCAAAGACCTTCGTCGAGGCTGGTTTTAAGATTGTTGCTACTTCTGGAACAGCTCATGCTCTTAAATCAGCTAATATCCAAACTGAGCGAGTGCTGAAGATGCATGAAGGTAGGCCTCATGCTGGTGACATGATTGCCAATGGAGACATTCAGCTAATGGTGATAACGAGTTCTGGTGATGCACTTGATCAGATAGATGGTTTAGCTCTGAGAAGAATGGCTTTGGATTACAAGGTTCCTATTGTCACAACGGTTAACGGCGCTATTGCAACTGCTGAAGCAATAAAGAGTTTGAAATCCAATTCTATCAAAATGATTGCTCTACAAGACTTCATTGAGTGTAAAGAGTCAGAATAG